A stretch of the Opisthocomus hoazin isolate bOpiHoa1 chromosome 2, bOpiHoa1.hap1, whole genome shotgun sequence genome encodes the following:
- the LOC104336467 gene encoding gallinacin-11 isoform X2: protein MLFRFSHVRRSSCTYCLPHSPLPRSPGQPGLFPQPYKCTSAPSSPAARFWCCGPVSKLQLRPSTMKLFFCLMALLFFLLQAVPGLGLPTDTLRCLGYHGFCFHSKSCPEPFAAFGTCSRRQKTCCIDTTSNFHTCQDEGGHCVPPEIKCLQEQVGLCPYREWKCCTEL from the exons ATGCTCTTCAG GTTTAGCCATGTGCGGCGGTCAAGCTGTACTTACTGCCTTCCACACTCACCACTGCCAAGGTCCCCCGGACAGCCAGGTCTGTTCCCACAGCCCTATAAATGCACGAgtgctccctcctcccctgctgcaagGTTCTGGTGTTGTGGCCCTGTCTCCAAGCTACAGCTGAGACCTTCCACCATGAAGCTCTTCTTCTGCCTCATggctcttctctttttcctcctccaggCTGTTCCAG GTCTCGGCTTGCCCACAGACACCTTACGTTGTCTTGGCTACCATGGTTTCTGTTTCCATTCAAAATCCTGCCCAGAGCCGTTTGCCGCATTTGGGACTTGCTCTCGGCGTCAGAAGACCTGCTGCATAG ACACGACATCAAACTTCCATACTTGTCAAGACGAGGGAGGTCATTGCGTGCCTCCAGAAATCAAATGTCTGCAGGAACAAGTGGGACTTTGCCCTTACAGAGAATGGAAGTGCTGCACAGAACTCTAA
- the LOC142360637 gene encoding gallinacin-12-like: MPPSMPAARRGFCKISLSALQFSSRTKAMGILWFFLIFVNLTGHGDAHGPDSCNHEGGLCRVGNCISGEYLARYCFEPIILCCKSLSPTTANS, translated from the exons ATGCCACCCAGCATGCCAGCAGCACGCAGAGGCTTCTGCAAAATCTCACTCTCAGCTCTGCAGTTTTCCAGCAGAACGAAAGCAATGGGGATCCTTTGGTTCTTTTTAATCTTCGTCAACCTGACAGGACACG GAGATGCCCATGGACCAGACAGCTGTAACCATGAAGGAGGCTTGTGCCGAGTGGGAAACTGCATTTCTGGTGAATATCTGGCTAGGTACTGCTTTGAACCCATCATCCTCTGTTGTAAAAGCTTGTCACCCACTACTGCAAACAGCTGA